One window from the genome of Enterobacteriaceae bacterium Kacie_13 encodes:
- the sohB gene encoding protease SohB, with amino-acid sequence MDLLSLYGLFLAKVVTVVIAIGALVVLVIGLRQRKSHSKGELQLIDLGEQYREMQREMRTARLNPAEQKMRSKELKKKDKAEAKQKKLQAKTGTVKSKPCLYVLDFKGSMDAHEVTSLREEISAVMAVATPEDEVLLRLESPGGVVHGYGLAASQLVRLRQSGIRLTVAVDKVAASGGYMMACVADRIVAAPFAIIGSIGVVAQIPNFNRLLKKNDIDIELHTAGEFKRTLTLLGENTEEGREKFREDLNETHVLFKEFVHQNRPSLDIDAVATGEHWFGTQARENGLIDAVGTSDDLLIAEMKNHEVIAVRYARRKRMMDRFTGSAAESADRLFLRWLQRSQKPLL; translated from the coding sequence GTGGATTTACTTTCTCTTTATGGGCTGTTTTTAGCCAAAGTTGTTACCGTGGTGATTGCCATCGGCGCATTGGTGGTGCTGGTTATTGGTCTTCGTCAGCGTAAATCTCACAGCAAAGGTGAATTACAGCTGATCGATCTCGGTGAGCAATATCGCGAGATGCAGCGTGAGATGCGTACTGCGCGGCTGAACCCGGCTGAGCAGAAAATGCGTAGCAAAGAGCTGAAAAAAAAGGACAAAGCAGAAGCCAAACAAAAGAAATTGCAGGCGAAAACAGGGACGGTTAAAAGCAAACCATGCCTGTATGTGCTGGATTTTAAAGGCAGTATGGACGCCCATGAAGTGACATCTTTGCGCGAAGAGATCTCAGCGGTGATGGCCGTTGCCACGCCGGAAGACGAAGTGCTGCTGCGCCTGGAAAGTCCGGGAGGGGTGGTACACGGGTACGGTCTGGCGGCGTCGCAGCTGGTACGTCTGCGTCAGAGCGGTATACGCCTGACCGTCGCAGTGGATAAAGTGGCCGCCAGCGGCGGTTACATGATGGCCTGCGTGGCTGATCGTATTGTCGCGGCACCGTTTGCTATTATTGGTTCCATCGGCGTAGTCGCGCAGATCCCGAATTTCAACCGTTTGCTGAAAAAGAACGACATTGACATTGAATTGCACACCGCGGGTGAATTTAAACGCACGCTGACTTTGCTGGGTGAAAACACTGAGGAAGGGCGCGAAAAATTCCGTGAAGATCTGAATGAAACGCACGTGTTGTTCAAAGAGTTCGTGCATCAGAATCGTCCGTCATTGGACATTGATGCGGTGGCCACCGGCGAGCACTGGTTCGGAACGCAGGCGCGTGAAAATGGACTGATTGATGCTGTCGGCACCAGCGATGATTTGTTGATCGCCGAAATGAAAAATCATGAGGTGATTGCGGTGCGTTATGCGCGTCGCAAACGCATGATGGACAGATTCACCGGCAGCGCGGCAGAAAGTGCTGATCGTCTTTTCCTGCGCTGGTTGCAGCGTAGTCAGAAACCACTGCTGTAA
- a CDS encoding threonylcarbamoyl-AMP synthase, whose protein sequence is MSQYFYIHPENPQPRLISQAVELLRKGQVIVYPTDSGYALGCRLEEKNAMERICRIRQLDSNHNFTLVCRDLSELSTYAYVDNGAFRLMKNNTPGNYTFILKATKEVPRRLMSEKRKTIGLRVPSNPIAIALLEALGEPLMSTTLMLPGNDFAESDPEDIKDHLGKLVDLVIDGGSIGQQPTTVIDLTESTPEVVREGAGDPAPFR, encoded by the coding sequence ATGAGTCAATATTTTTACATCCACCCCGAAAATCCGCAGCCGCGTCTGATAAGTCAGGCGGTGGAGCTGTTGCGTAAAGGTCAGGTCATTGTTTATCCGACCGATTCCGGTTACGCGCTGGGCTGTCGTCTCGAAGAGAAAAACGCAATGGAGCGCATTTGCCGCATCCGTCAGTTAGACAGCAACCACAATTTCACGCTGGTGTGCCGTGATTTATCCGAGCTGTCGACCTACGCCTACGTCGATAACGGTGCATTTCGCCTGATGAAAAACAATACGCCGGGCAACTACACGTTCATCCTGAAAGCGACCAAAGAAGTGCCGCGACGCCTGATGAGTGAAAAACGTAAAACCATTGGTCTGCGTGTGCCGTCCAACCCGATTGCGATTGCGTTGCTGGAAGCGTTGGGCGAACCGCTGATGTCTACGACGCTGATGCTGCCGGGCAATGATTTTGCTGAATCCGATCCGGAAGATATCAAAGACCATCTGGGCAAACTTGTCGATCTGGTGATTGACGGTGGTTCTATCGGCCAGCAGCCGACCACGGTTATTGATTTAACCGAATCGACACCGGAGGTGGTACGTGAAGGCGCAGGTGATCCGGCCCCCTTTCGCTAA
- the cobO gene encoding cob(I)yrinic acid a,c-diamide adenosyltransferase, whose protein sequence is MTEDRHKQRQQKLKEQVDARIDAAKEQRGILIVFTGNGKGKTTAAFGTVTRAVGHGMHAAVIQFIKGEWPNGEKNLLEPHGVEFQVMSTGFTWETQNKDTDTQACQAVWQHGKRMLADASLDLVVLDELTYMVSFGYLELEDVVAALKARPAHQTVIITGRGCHRDLLEMADTVSELRPVKHAFDAGIMAQQGIDW, encoded by the coding sequence ATGACCGAAGATCGCCACAAGCAGCGCCAGCAAAAGCTGAAAGAACAGGTTGATGCGCGCATTGACGCTGCCAAAGAACAGCGCGGAATTTTGATTGTCTTCACCGGCAACGGTAAAGGCAAAACCACGGCAGCCTTTGGTACAGTGACCCGTGCAGTCGGCCATGGCATGCACGCGGCGGTGATTCAGTTCATTAAAGGCGAATGGCCGAACGGTGAAAAAAATTTGCTTGAACCACACGGCGTTGAATTTCAGGTGATGTCGACCGGTTTTACCTGGGAAACCCAGAATAAAGATACCGATACGCAAGCCTGTCAGGCCGTGTGGCAGCATGGCAAGCGCATGCTGGCCGATGCGTCGTTAGATCTCGTTGTGCTCGATGAACTGACGTACATGGTGAGTTTCGGCTATCTGGAATTGGAGGACGTAGTAGCCGCGCTAAAAGCACGTCCGGCACATCAGACAGTCATTATTACCGGCCGCGGCTGTCATCGCGATCTGCTGGAAATGGCGGACACCGTCAGCGAACTGCGTCCGGTGAAACATGCTTTTGACGCGGGGATCATGGCGCAGCAGGGAATCGACTGGTAA
- a CDS encoding YciK family oxidoreductase codes for MHYHPKSDLLNNRIILITGAGDGIGREAALTYARFGAQVILLGRTESKLASVQQEIAARNFRPAFIYSLDLLTASQQDCQRVADQIGQWVPHLDGVLHNAGLLTEITPMADIKLQDWMNVMQVNVNATFMLTQALLPLLLKSASSSLVFTTSSVGREGRSGWGAYAVSKFATEGMMQVLAEEHKHTGLRVNCINPGGTRTGMRASAFPDENKDKLKTPADIMPLYLYLMGDDSRRKTGISFDAQPGRKAGPAE; via the coding sequence GTGCACTATCATCCGAAATCTGACCTACTCAATAACCGTATTATTTTGATCACTGGCGCAGGCGACGGCATCGGCCGCGAAGCTGCCCTCACTTATGCACGCTTTGGCGCGCAGGTGATTTTGCTCGGTCGCACCGAGAGCAAACTGGCAAGCGTGCAGCAGGAAATTGCGGCGCGAAATTTCCGCCCGGCTTTCATTTATAGTCTGGATTTACTGACCGCCAGCCAGCAGGATTGCCAGCGCGTTGCCGATCAGATTGGGCAATGGGTGCCGCACCTTGACGGCGTGCTGCACAATGCAGGATTACTCACCGAAATTACGCCGATGGCCGACATCAAATTGCAGGACTGGATGAACGTGATGCAGGTGAACGTCAATGCCACCTTCATGCTGACACAGGCGTTATTGCCGCTGTTGCTCAAATCAGCCAGTTCGTCGCTGGTGTTCACCACCTCAAGCGTAGGACGCGAAGGCCGCAGCGGCTGGGGTGCTTATGCAGTCTCGAAATTTGCCACCGAAGGCATGATGCAGGTGCTGGCAGAAGAGCATAAACACACCGGCCTGCGCGTTAACTGCATCAATCCCGGCGGCACGCGTACTGGCATGCGCGCCTCGGCCTTTCCTGATGAAAACAAAGATAAACTTAAAACACCGGCCGATATTATGCCGCTGTATTTGTACCTGATGGGTGACGACAGTCGTCGTAAAACCGGGATCAGTTTTGATGCTCAGCCCGGCCGCAAAGCCGGCCCTGCCGAATAA
- a CDS encoding DUF2498 family protein, with the protein MHENTSAISREALLIEANKIIREHEDYMQGMIATEVEQKGNVLVFRGEFFMDDDGLPTRKTTAVFNMFKHLAHLFSEKYHLEN; encoded by the coding sequence ATGCACGAAAATACATCGGCAATTAGTCGCGAAGCTCTACTTATCGAAGCGAATAAGATTATCCGCGAGCATGAAGATTACATGCAAGGGATGATCGCCACAGAGGTTGAACAGAAAGGAAATGTGCTGGTTTTCCGTGGAGAATTCTTCATGGATGACGACGGTTTACCGACCCGAAAAACAACGGCTGTATTTAATATGTTTAAACATCTGGCACATCTGTTTTCAGAAAAATACCATCTCGAAAATTGA
- the rluB gene encoding 23S rRNA pseudouridine(2605) synthase RluB gives MSEKYNSQKHSSDRSKPARSPGDKPKSGRNSGAAKARPELSRAEKRGEKPRSDKPRSDKPNSDKPRGDKPNSDKPRSDKPRSDAGRGDSRIEKPGRGKTRPENPRGEKPRAAKPRVTRPKADTLFDETGDDEEVKYQKPKNALDSTEGQSEKLQKVLARAGHGSRREVEAMIQAGRVSVDGKISTLGDRVEVTGGTKIRLDGHVLSVMESQDTVCRVLAYYKPEGELCTRSDPEGRPTVFDRLPKMRGSRWIAVGRLDVNTSGLLLFTTDGELANRLMHPSREVEREYAVRVFGQIDDEKIKQLSRGVQLEDGPAAFRSIKFQGGEGLNQWYNVTLTEGRNREVRRLWEAVGVQVSRLIRVRYGDLNLPKGLPRGGYKELDLPDINYLRTLVEMNEETVSKMPVERDRRRVKANQIRRAVKRHTQVAPARRNAPAKRG, from the coding sequence ATGAGCGAGAAGTATAATTCCCAGAAACATTCCAGCGACAGATCCAAACCGGCACGTTCACCAGGTGATAAGCCAAAAAGCGGCAGAAATTCCGGTGCAGCGAAAGCCCGTCCTGAACTGTCACGTGCTGAGAAGCGTGGCGAAAAGCCACGTTCAGACAAGCCACGTAGTGATAAACCCAATAGCGACAAGCCACGCGGTGATAAACCGAACAGTGATAAACCGCGTTCAGACAAACCGCGTTCCGATGCCGGTCGCGGCGATTCACGTATCGAAAAACCAGGCCGCGGTAAAACGCGTCCGGAGAACCCTCGCGGTGAAAAACCTCGTGCTGCAAAACCACGCGTAACCAGGCCTAAAGCCGACACCCTGTTTGATGAAACCGGTGATGACGAAGAAGTGAAGTACCAGAAGCCGAAGAACGCGCTGGACAGCACCGAAGGGCAAAGCGAGAAACTGCAAAAAGTACTCGCACGTGCAGGCCATGGTTCGCGTCGTGAAGTTGAAGCGATGATCCAGGCGGGCCGCGTCAGCGTCGACGGTAAAATCTCCACGCTGGGCGACCGCGTTGAAGTCACCGGCGGTACCAAAATCCGCCTCGATGGCCATGTGCTGTCTGTGATGGAGTCTCAGGACACCGTCTGCCGTGTGCTGGCCTACTACAAGCCGGAAGGTGAGTTGTGTACCCGCAGTGATCCGGAAGGCCGTCCGACCGTGTTTGACCGCTTGCCAAAAATGCGTGGTTCACGCTGGATTGCCGTAGGTCGTCTGGACGTTAACACCTCTGGCCTGCTGCTTTTCACCACCGACGGTGAACTGGCAAACCGCCTGATGCATCCAAGCCGTGAAGTTGAGCGTGAATATGCCGTGCGCGTATTCGGCCAGATTGATGATGAAAAAATCAAACAGCTGAGCCGCGGCGTGCAGCTGGAAGACGGTCCGGCTGCGTTCCGCTCGATCAAATTCCAGGGCGGAGAAGGTCTGAACCAGTGGTACAACGTGACCCTGACTGAAGGCCGTAACCGTGAAGTGCGTCGTCTGTGGGAAGCTGTGGGCGTTCAGGTCAGCCGTCTGATCCGCGTCCGTTACGGTGATCTGAATCTGCCAAAAGGCCTGCCTCGCGGCGGCTATAAAGAGCTGGATCTGCCGGACATCAACTACCTGCGTACGTTGGTCGAAATGAACGAAGAAACCGTCAGCAAAATGCCGGTGGAACGCGATCGTCGCCGTGTGAAAGCCAACCAGATCCGTCGCGCCGTTAAGCGCCATACTCAGGTTGCCCCTGCACGTCGTAACGCTCCGGCTAAAAGAGGCTAA